In the Longimicrobiales bacterium genome, one interval contains:
- a CDS encoding membrane dipeptidase, translating into MSRRDLSRRSLLKGAVGAVGLGMVAPFVSTGRHQLFAWSPQEYSTRCIDLVEGSLVIDMLGLLSLNGETEQRWGPGFDGMTAEDIEHFKASGIDVFHIASGVGGVTQQDAYQNCLAFVSQYNSIVANRPDVFMRIDSVTDLAAVHNSDRTGVLIGIQDSSHFRNPNDVNTFHALGQRVSQLTYNSRNLIGNGSTERIDGGISDFGVRIVERMNEVGMAVDVSHSGDQTTLDACEVSVKPVLFTHSNVRDLAAGHPRCKTDEAIRRMAATGGVMGITGVRMFVTTEEPTTIEHYMDHFDHVRDLVGVEHLGIGSDIDLFGYDDMPADAYAALKANYKGSYAFRDKIDIDEVAHPKRMFDVAEGLIQRGYTDEHIRGILGGNFQRVFGEIWGA; encoded by the coding sequence GTGAGCCGCCGCGACCTCAGTCGTCGCTCCCTCCTGAAGGGCGCTGTTGGTGCGGTAGGACTCGGGATGGTCGCCCCTTTCGTATCGACCGGGCGCCACCAGCTTTTTGCGTGGTCACCCCAAGAGTACTCGACCCGATGCATCGATCTGGTGGAAGGCTCGCTCGTGATCGACATGCTGGGCCTGCTGTCTCTGAACGGTGAAACGGAGCAACGGTGGGGACCTGGCTTCGACGGGATGACCGCGGAAGACATCGAACATTTCAAGGCGTCCGGCATCGACGTCTTCCACATCGCATCGGGTGTTGGCGGCGTCACGCAACAGGACGCGTACCAGAACTGTCTGGCGTTCGTGAGCCAGTACAACTCCATCGTCGCGAACCGACCAGACGTCTTCATGCGCATCGATTCGGTCACGGACCTGGCTGCGGTGCACAATTCGGATCGAACAGGGGTGCTCATTGGAATCCAGGATTCCTCGCACTTCAGAAATCCGAACGACGTGAACACGTTCCACGCTCTGGGTCAGCGTGTGAGTCAGCTCACATACAACTCCCGCAACTTGATCGGGAACGGCTCGACCGAGCGCATCGACGGCGGTATTAGTGACTTCGGTGTTCGGATCGTGGAGAGAATGAACGAGGTCGGCATGGCGGTCGACGTCTCGCACTCAGGAGACCAGACGACGCTCGATGCCTGCGAAGTCTCAGTAAAACCGGTGTTATTCACCCACTCCAATGTGCGAGACCTCGCCGCGGGGCATCCCCGTTGTAAGACAGATGAAGCGATTCGGAGGATGGCCGCCACGGGTGGCGTGATGGGCATTACCGGTGTCCGCATGTTCGTGACCACGGAAGAGCCCACTACGATCGAGCACTACATGGACCACTTCGATCACGTGCGGGACTTGGTCGGCGTGGAGCACCTCGGCATCGGGTCCGACATCGACCTCTTCGGTTATGACGACATGCCGGCCGACGCGTACGCTGCGCTAAAAGCCAACTACAAAGGTTCGTATGCGTTCCGCGACAAGATCGACATCGATGAAGTGGCACACCCCAAGCGGATGTTCGATGTGGCTGAAGGACTCATCCAGCGCGGATACACCGACGAACACATCCGTGGGATCCTAGGTGGCAACTTCCAGCGCGTCTTCGGAGAGATCTGGGGCGCGTGA
- a CDS encoding aminotransferase class I/II-fold pyridoxal phosphate-dependent enzyme: MPVDRLNAVLDAHVTGLEEAGTAKGAEVVVTGVVRAQGDHGPRVLLRGESDKHFIRMNSNSYLGMGLNPEVIEAEDAATKEFGAGPGAVRFISGSYEAHLALEAKMAAFHDREAGMIFSSAYAAIMSSITPLVTKETVLISDELNHNCIINAMKLSRPAGKAIYGHNDVDGLDKALGEWKGKAKRAIVVTDGIFSMRGDHAPMAEIMDVCVKHDADYEENVVCIMDDSHGVGSFGRTGRGTEEFTGARPVDVLVGTLGKAFGVNGGYVAAGASIIDFLRESSQMYIYSNPITVGEAAAALRSVEIVDSPAGLELLENLRALTKRFENGLGRIGIETIPGEHPVVPLMIRDTQGTRDLVQYLYDNGVLVTGLAYPVVPRGDEEIRTQINADHTEADIDHVLALLEAYQERQ; encoded by the coding sequence ATGCCCGTCGATAGACTGAACGCAGTTTTGGATGCTCACGTGACCGGACTCGAAGAGGCCGGGACCGCGAAGGGTGCCGAGGTGGTGGTAACCGGAGTAGTCCGCGCCCAGGGAGACCATGGCCCGCGCGTTTTGCTCCGCGGCGAGAGCGACAAGCATTTCATTCGTATGAACTCCAATTCGTACCTCGGCATGGGGCTCAACCCCGAAGTCATCGAGGCAGAAGATGCGGCCACGAAGGAATTCGGTGCCGGTCCCGGCGCGGTGCGCTTCATCTCAGGGAGCTACGAGGCTCACCTCGCGCTCGAAGCCAAGATGGCCGCGTTCCATGACCGCGAAGCCGGGATGATTTTTTCGTCGGCTTATGCCGCGATCATGTCGTCCATTACTCCGCTGGTGACGAAGGAGACGGTTCTCATCTCCGATGAGTTGAACCACAACTGCATCATCAATGCGATGAAGTTGAGCCGGCCCGCTGGGAAAGCGATCTACGGACACAACGATGTGGACGGACTCGACAAAGCCCTCGGAGAGTGGAAAGGGAAAGCGAAGCGGGCGATCGTCGTGACAGACGGGATCTTTTCCATGCGGGGTGATCACGCGCCGATGGCTGAGATCATGGATGTGTGCGTCAAACACGATGCTGACTACGAAGAGAACGTCGTCTGCATCATGGACGACTCACACGGAGTTGGCTCGTTCGGCCGGACGGGACGGGGCACCGAAGAGTTCACCGGCGCCCGGCCCGTCGACGTGTTGGTCGGCACGCTCGGGAAGGCCTTTGGAGTCAACGGCGGATATGTCGCTGCAGGTGCGTCGATCATCGACTTCTTGCGAGAGTCGTCGCAGATGTACATCTACTCGAACCCGATCACCGTGGGTGAGGCGGCAGCCGCGTTACGCTCCGTGGAGATCGTGGACAGCCCAGCGGGATTAGAGCTTCTCGAGAACCTCCGCGCGCTCACGAAGCGTTTCGAGAATGGACTGGGTCGCATCGGCATCGAGACGATTCCGGGAGAACACCCGGTGGTCCCCCTCATGATTCGGGACACTCAGGGGACCAGAGATCTTGTGCAGTATCTCTACGACAACGGGGTCCTTGTCACCGGACTTGCATACCCGGTCGTACCTCGCGGTGACGAGGAAATCAGGACCCAAATCAACGCCGACCATACCGAGGCGGACATCGACCACGTTCTCGCCTTGTTGGAGGCCTACCAAGAACGGCAGTAG
- a CDS encoding NAD-dependent epimerase/dehydratase family protein, producing the protein METTIRDPRESILLKRILVTGSGGQIGSWLVPALRRTYGDSKVLATDVRHLDREATDAGPFQVLDATDAKAVGQAVMRHRADTVYHLAAILSAIGEKDPRLAWHVNMASLEAVLEVAREQNCAVFTPSSIGAFGPDTPKDPTTQDTLMRPATIYGITKVAGELLCDYYHTRYGVDTRGVRFPGLISYGAPPGGGTTDWAVDIFYKAVRHSQYTCFLRGNSQLDMMYMPDAVRAAMQVMEADPGRLVHRNAFNVTGMQLSPETLAAEIRKHIPDFTIDYDVDPVRQGIADSWPDRIDDSAARAEWDWNAEFDAAAMTKDMLEHLVED; encoded by the coding sequence ATGGAAACGACCATCCGAGACCCTCGGGAGTCCATACTCTTGAAACGCATTCTGGTGACCGGATCCGGCGGACAGATCGGCTCTTGGTTGGTACCGGCGCTACGCCGGACTTATGGAGACTCCAAAGTCCTCGCCACGGACGTGAGGCACCTGGATCGTGAGGCGACCGACGCGGGGCCATTCCAGGTGTTGGACGCTACTGACGCGAAGGCCGTGGGTCAGGCAGTCATGCGCCACCGTGCCGACACCGTCTACCACCTCGCGGCCATCTTGTCCGCGATCGGCGAGAAGGATCCTCGGCTGGCTTGGCACGTGAACATGGCCAGCCTCGAGGCCGTGCTCGAAGTCGCGCGGGAGCAGAATTGTGCGGTCTTCACTCCGAGCTCGATCGGTGCGTTCGGTCCAGACACACCCAAAGATCCGACGACGCAGGACACGCTCATGCGTCCGGCTACGATCTACGGGATCACGAAGGTGGCTGGGGAGCTTCTGTGCGACTACTACCACACACGTTACGGGGTGGACACCCGCGGCGTGCGCTTCCCCGGGCTGATCTCCTATGGTGCGCCTCCTGGAGGAGGTACCACGGACTGGGCCGTCGACATCTTCTACAAGGCGGTTCGGCACTCCCAGTACACGTGCTTCCTCAGGGGTAATTCACAGTTGGACATGATGTACATGCCCGATGCCGTTCGCGCGGCGATGCAGGTCATGGAGGCGGACCCGGGGCGTCTCGTTCACCGAAACGCGTTCAACGTCACCGGGATGCAACTCAGTCCGGAAACGCTGGCCGCCGAGATCCGAAAACACATTCCCGACTTCACGATCGACTACGACGTGGACCCGGTTCGGCAGGGGATCGCCGACTCGTGGCCAGATCGAATCGATGACTCTGCGGCACGCGCCGAGTGGGACTGGAACGCCGAGTTCGACGCGGCGGCGATGACCAAAGACATGCTCGAACATCTGGTAGAGGACTGA
- a CDS encoding M23 family metallopeptidase, whose protein sequence is MLLRLLVAVASTVSTALLPLPAVNVSFTPERPVQGHLFVVRVEAEAGRPIESLSGTAGGQELHFVPVTGGFESLAPMPIGTTEAASVSIRVRYQNGTEESLERAVPVQAGVYQHERLTVAPRLGGPLAGADAARLRGDQAKAADVARLAHGTPRLWTPNPVMPRDDRVTSGFGNGRVYNGQVNGRHMALDLDGEPGDTVVAPTRGIVALVDDFLLAGNIVYLVHGGGLLSGYFHLSEQLVAVGDTVEAGTPIGRVGSTGRVTGPHLHWVVRYGTTSVDPRSLPGIR, encoded by the coding sequence ATGCTCCTTCGACTACTCGTCGCCGTCGCTTCGACGGTCTCGACAGCACTCCTGCCCCTGCCGGCGGTCAACGTCTCGTTCACGCCGGAACGTCCCGTCCAGGGGCATCTCTTCGTCGTGCGCGTGGAAGCTGAGGCCGGGCGCCCCATCGAATCCCTCTCTGGGACGGCCGGCGGGCAGGAACTCCACTTCGTTCCGGTGACCGGTGGATTCGAGAGCCTGGCACCCATGCCGATCGGGACCACTGAGGCGGCGAGCGTCTCGATTCGGGTGCGATACCAGAACGGCACCGAAGAGTCGTTGGAGCGGGCGGTTCCGGTCCAGGCCGGAGTGTACCAACACGAGCGACTCACCGTGGCTCCCAGACTGGGCGGGCCTCTCGCCGGCGCGGACGCCGCAAGGCTTCGAGGCGATCAGGCGAAGGCTGCTGATGTGGCCCGCCTCGCTCACGGGACTCCACGCCTGTGGACGCCGAACCCGGTGATGCCCCGAGATGACCGTGTGACTTCGGGTTTCGGGAACGGCCGTGTCTACAACGGGCAGGTCAACGGACGCCACATGGCGCTCGATCTCGATGGAGAACCCGGTGACACTGTGGTAGCTCCGACCCGGGGCATCGTGGCGCTCGTGGACGACTTCCTACTCGCCGGCAACATCGTCTACCTGGTGCATGGCGGCGGCCTACTCAGCGGATACTTCCACTTGAGTGAACAACTCGTCGCTGTGGGCGACACGGTTGAGGCCGGTACGCCAATCGGTCGGGTCGGGTCGACAGGGCGTGTCACCGGACCCCACCTCCATTGGGTGGTGCGCTATGGGACGACGAGTGTGGACCCGAGAAGCCTACCTGGGATTCGCTGA
- the thiC gene encoding phosphomethylpyrimidine synthase ThiC, with the protein MSNDKVRIDLPITDAPLNGSGRARVAPATEDVGTDYPGAFPNSKKVYIEGTRGVRVPVREIQLSGGEPPFRVYDTSGPRDLDVRQGLSPLRDDWIRARGELRETGRTRAPAEEVEMPEGLARRTLRASASVTQLTYARNGEITPEMEFVAIREKMDPEFIRSEVARGRAIIPANINHPEIEPMIIGRNFKVKINANIGNSAVSSSIEEEVEKLRWSTLWGADTVMDLSTGKNIHETREWILRNSPVPIGTVPIYQALEKVDGVPEDLTWEIFRDTIIEQAEQGVDYFTVHAGVLLRFIPMTANRMTGIVSRGGAILAKWCMAHHKENFTYTHFPELCEIMAQYDVSFSLGDGLRPGSIYDANDEAQFAELKVQGDLTRIAWEHGVQVMNEGPGHVPMHLIKENMEKQLEWCDEAPFYTLGPLTTDIAPAYDHITSAIGAAQIGWYGTALLCYVTPKEHLGLPNRDDVKRGVITYKIAAHAADLAKGHPGAQDWDDALSKARFEFRWRDQFNLALDPVTALEYHDETLPADGAKVAHFCSMCGPKFCSMKITEDIRQFAKEQGMETVEAIEEGMKQMASEFKEQGSEIYVETGD; encoded by the coding sequence ATGAGCAACGATAAAGTCCGTATCGACCTGCCAATCACCGACGCTCCTTTGAACGGAAGCGGCCGTGCCCGAGTGGCTCCGGCGACCGAGGACGTCGGCACGGATTATCCGGGCGCCTTCCCGAACTCTAAAAAGGTTTACATCGAGGGTACTCGTGGCGTCAGAGTCCCGGTACGTGAGATCCAACTGTCGGGCGGGGAACCGCCGTTCCGTGTGTACGACACCAGCGGACCGCGCGACCTCGACGTGCGACAGGGTCTGTCGCCGCTTCGCGACGACTGGATTCGGGCCCGAGGCGAGTTGAGGGAAACCGGCCGGACGCGAGCCCCAGCCGAAGAGGTCGAGATGCCGGAGGGGCTGGCGCGCCGCACGCTGCGCGCGTCCGCATCCGTCACCCAGCTCACGTACGCCCGGAACGGTGAGATCACTCCCGAAATGGAGTTTGTTGCCATCCGTGAGAAGATGGACCCCGAGTTCATTCGCTCTGAGGTCGCACGCGGCCGTGCGATCATCCCGGCGAACATCAATCACCCAGAGATCGAGCCGATGATCATCGGCCGGAACTTCAAGGTGAAGATCAACGCCAACATCGGGAACTCGGCCGTCTCGTCATCGATCGAAGAAGAGGTGGAGAAGCTTCGTTGGTCCACGCTGTGGGGTGCCGACACGGTCATGGACCTCTCTACGGGGAAGAACATCCACGAGACGCGTGAATGGATTCTGCGCAACTCGCCGGTGCCCATCGGTACCGTCCCCATCTATCAGGCGCTCGAGAAGGTGGACGGCGTTCCGGAAGACCTCACATGGGAGATCTTCCGCGACACGATCATTGAGCAGGCGGAGCAGGGGGTCGACTACTTCACCGTGCATGCCGGTGTGCTGCTGCGCTTCATCCCGATGACGGCGAACCGCATGACTGGCATCGTGTCACGCGGTGGAGCGATCCTGGCCAAATGGTGCATGGCGCACCACAAGGAAAACTTCACCTATACGCACTTCCCTGAGTTGTGTGAGATCATGGCTCAATACGACGTCTCGTTCTCTCTGGGTGATGGACTCCGCCCAGGGTCGATCTACGATGCGAATGACGAGGCACAGTTTGCTGAGTTGAAGGTCCAAGGGGACCTGACCCGCATCGCCTGGGAGCACGGAGTTCAGGTCATGAACGAAGGCCCCGGGCACGTTCCCATGCATCTCATCAAGGAGAACATGGAGAAGCAGCTCGAGTGGTGTGACGAAGCGCCGTTCTACACACTCGGGCCGCTCACGACAGACATCGCGCCGGCATACGACCACATCACCAGTGCCATCGGGGCTGCGCAGATCGGCTGGTACGGCACGGCTCTCCTCTGCTACGTGACGCCGAAAGAGCACCTTGGCCTGCCGAACCGTGACGACGTGAAGCGCGGGGTGATCACATACAAGATTGCCGCGCATGCGGCAGACTTGGCCAAGGGCCACCCCGGCGCACAGGACTGGGATGATGCCCTGTCCAAGGCTCGATTCGAGTTCCGCTGGCGCGATCAGTTCAACCTCGCGCTCGACCCGGTCACTGCGCTCGAGTACCACGACGAGACACTCCCCGCCGATGGAGCGAAGGTTGCACACTTCTGTTCGATGTGCGGTCCGAAATTCTGCTCGATGAAGATCACTGAAGACATCCGACAGTTTGCGAAGGAACAGGGGATGGAAACGGTGGAGGCCATCGAGGAGGGCATGAAGCAGATGGCGTCGGAATTCAAGGAGCAGGGCAGCGAGATCTACGTGGAGACCGGGGACTGA
- a CDS encoding DUF5916 domain-containing protein gives MHPASAQTRPAPVDVEMAPRPEVDATRTTGAIELDGILDEASWANAPVLSSFTQSRPDAGYPASEKTEARILYDDSFLYIGVELWDREPHRIVTPSLEQDFQSGNSDIFGITFDTFLDRRNAFMFLVNAHGAVKEAQDFDDSRQENAAWEGIFEVRTRIHDEGWTVEWRIPFSTVRFNPNLSVQDWGMQMMRRIRRHNEESYWAPLDQRDRIHKMSRAGTLKGLRGIRSGRNLLVKPFALSARAEAGDAPGAWSSDAGLDVKYGLTPELTMDLTYRTDFSQVEVDQERVNLTRFSLFFPERRDFFTENSGVFSFGDISERNYRSGSSLRNFTLFHSRRIGLDGSGQEVPIVGGGRVTGRMGGFEVGALNMQTRSVGGLPEENFAVLRTKRTVEGLGDFGGILVNRQATDGSGSFNRSYGFEANLRPSQYLRVNSYLAATSDSEETGSAWAGRVWAGWRDTFWNVSASTKRVGDAFLPRVGFVRRRGVRQNFATVGAHPRPGISGINEVNPYVEVDHITDLNGELLTRERRANLSVSLRDGSGFGFSVTDAFERVAEPFTVAGATVDPGDYDFREASFNARTSAGKPLSVTARVTHGGFFDGDRTSFGASARWRVDYHLALDAAAERNKISLPGGEYEADVYSARATFAASTTFFTSAYVQYNALNDIVVTNLRINYVHAPLSDLFLVFTERRNRTGATPTDRLLSLKITKAIAF, from the coding sequence GTGCATCCTGCATCCGCTCAGACCCGCCCGGCACCCGTCGATGTCGAGATGGCACCTCGCCCTGAGGTCGACGCCACACGCACGACCGGCGCGATCGAATTGGACGGCATCCTCGACGAGGCCTCTTGGGCGAACGCCCCTGTGCTCTCCAGCTTCACCCAGTCACGACCCGATGCCGGCTACCCCGCATCGGAAAAAACCGAGGCCCGGATTCTCTACGACGATTCGTTCCTGTACATCGGTGTGGAACTGTGGGATCGCGAGCCGCATCGGATCGTGACACCGAGCCTTGAGCAGGATTTCCAGAGCGGCAATTCGGACATTTTCGGGATCACGTTCGACACGTTCCTGGATCGCAGAAACGCCTTCATGTTCCTGGTGAACGCCCATGGAGCCGTGAAGGAAGCTCAGGACTTCGACGACTCCCGACAGGAGAACGCGGCTTGGGAAGGGATCTTCGAAGTGCGGACCCGCATTCACGACGAAGGTTGGACCGTCGAGTGGCGGATCCCGTTCAGCACCGTGCGCTTCAATCCGAATCTGTCCGTCCAGGACTGGGGCATGCAGATGATGCGGCGGATTCGTAGGCACAACGAAGAGTCGTATTGGGCACCGCTGGATCAGCGCGACAGGATTCACAAGATGTCACGCGCAGGGACGTTGAAAGGCCTCCGAGGCATTCGATCCGGCAGGAATCTTCTGGTGAAGCCGTTCGCCTTGTCAGCGCGAGCGGAGGCAGGTGACGCGCCGGGCGCCTGGTCGAGTGATGCAGGACTGGACGTGAAGTACGGCCTAACTCCAGAACTCACCATGGACCTCACATACCGCACCGACTTCTCCCAGGTGGAAGTCGACCAGGAGCGGGTGAACCTCACGCGCTTCAGCCTCTTCTTCCCCGAGCGCCGCGACTTCTTCACGGAGAACTCCGGTGTGTTCTCGTTCGGTGACATCTCCGAACGGAACTACAGGTCGGGCTCGTCGTTGCGGAACTTCACGCTTTTCCACTCCCGAAGAATCGGATTGGATGGCAGCGGACAGGAGGTCCCCATCGTCGGTGGAGGCCGCGTGACCGGACGGATGGGTGGCTTCGAGGTGGGCGCGCTCAATATGCAGACCCGCAGCGTTGGCGGCCTACCGGAGGAGAACTTCGCGGTGCTGCGAACGAAGCGGACCGTGGAAGGTCTGGGAGACTTCGGAGGCATCTTGGTGAACCGGCAAGCCACCGACGGATCAGGGAGCTTCAACAGGAGCTACGGCTTCGAGGCGAATCTGAGACCGTCCCAGTACCTGCGTGTGAACTCCTACCTCGCTGCCACTTCGGACTCGGAAGAGACGGGTTCCGCTTGGGCCGGCCGAGTATGGGCCGGGTGGCGCGACACGTTCTGGAACGTATCAGCGTCGACGAAGCGGGTTGGAGATGCCTTTCTACCCAGAGTCGGATTCGTGAGGCGCCGTGGGGTTCGGCAGAACTTCGCGACGGTCGGGGCGCATCCGCGTCCCGGCATTTCCGGGATCAACGAGGTAAACCCGTACGTCGAAGTCGACCATATCACAGACCTGAACGGTGAACTGCTCACCCGGGAGCGCCGTGCAAACCTGAGCGTGAGTCTGAGGGATGGGAGCGGCTTCGGCTTCTCCGTCACCGATGCGTTCGAGCGCGTAGCGGAGCCATTCACAGTCGCTGGGGCGACAGTCGATCCGGGTGACTACGATTTCCGTGAGGCGTCGTTTAATGCGCGAACGAGCGCGGGGAAGCCGCTGTCTGTGACGGCCCGCGTGACGCACGGTGGTTTCTTCGACGGAGATCGCACGTCGTTTGGTGCCTCGGCGCGCTGGCGTGTGGACTATCACCTCGCGCTCGATGCGGCTGCGGAACGGAACAAGATCAGCCTGCCGGGAGGTGAGTACGAAGCCGATGTGTATTCCGCGCGTGCGACCTTCGCGGCCTCGACCACGTTCTTCACGAGTGCATACGTGCAATACAACGCGCTCAACGACATCGTCGTGACCAACCTCCGTATCAACTACGTGCATGCGCCGCTATCCGACCTCTTTCTTGTCTTCACCGAACGGCGGAACCGAACCGGAGCGACCCCGACGGACCGGTTGCTGTCTCTGAAAATTACGAAGGCGATCGCCTTCTAG
- a CDS encoding formate--tetrahydrofolate ligase: MSLNDQEVARSIPLRPLAEVAEVLGIGVDQLEMYGDTKAKIKIDMLDTPSAREPGKYIVVTAITPTPLGEGKTVHTVGISQALNKIGKRTCCVIRQASMGPVFGIKGGAAGGGYSQVVPPEEINLHLTGDFHAVTSAHNLCSAFLDASYFHGNDLDIDVDRITWRRVMDVNDRALREIEVARGGEKNGTPHGSGFDITSASEIMAILGLATDLQDLRKRLGSIVVAYNTSGDPVTAEDLKVAGAMAAVLKDALKPTLMQTLEGTPAIVHTGPFANIAHGNSSIIADRIALRSADIVVTEAGFGADMGAEKFFDIKCRASGLDPDAALMVATIRALKMHSGRFEIKAGKPLPEALTQEDLGALSEGLCNLEGHIANVKSFGIPVVVAINIFPTDTEAEIEMVRKAALAAGASAAHVSTMFMDGGAGGEDLAHALVAACEEESNFELLYPDDMSLKEKIHELATKIYGADGVEYEDEAEQLLAQFEKDGFGHLPICMAKTQYSFSHDAALKGRPTGYTFVVRSARVAVGAGFVYPLAGKILTMPGLGRTPGGTRIDINKDGEVVGMF, encoded by the coding sequence ATGTCTTTGAACGATCAAGAAGTCGCGCGCTCCATCCCGCTCCGTCCGCTCGCCGAAGTCGCCGAGGTCCTAGGCATCGGGGTGGACCAGCTCGAGATGTATGGAGACACGAAAGCCAAGATTAAAATCGACATGCTCGACACGCCGTCCGCTCGGGAGCCGGGTAAGTACATCGTCGTGACCGCGATCACCCCGACCCCGCTCGGCGAAGGGAAGACGGTACATACCGTCGGCATCTCCCAGGCGCTCAACAAGATCGGCAAGCGTACGTGCTGCGTGATCCGGCAGGCTTCGATGGGCCCGGTCTTCGGCATCAAGGGTGGCGCCGCTGGCGGCGGATACTCGCAGGTCGTCCCGCCCGAGGAGATCAACCTTCACCTGACGGGTGATTTCCACGCGGTGACGTCAGCACACAACCTTTGCTCCGCGTTCCTTGACGCCTCGTACTTCCACGGGAACGACCTGGACATCGACGTTGATCGGATCACGTGGCGGCGTGTCATGGACGTGAACGACCGCGCCCTGCGCGAGATCGAGGTCGCCCGCGGTGGCGAGAAGAACGGCACACCCCACGGCAGCGGATTCGACATCACATCGGCCAGCGAGATCATGGCCATTCTCGGGCTCGCTACAGATCTACAGGATCTACGCAAGCGACTGGGCTCGATCGTAGTCGCCTACAACACGTCGGGAGACCCCGTCACGGCCGAAGACCTCAAGGTCGCAGGAGCAATGGCTGCCGTTCTCAAGGACGCGCTCAAGCCAACTCTCATGCAGACGCTCGAAGGCACGCCCGCCATCGTGCACACAGGCCCGTTCGCCAACATCGCTCACGGGAACAGCTCGATCATCGCGGACCGCATCGCGCTCCGTAGCGCAGACATCGTGGTCACAGAGGCAGGCTTCGGCGCCGACATGGGCGCCGAGAAGTTCTTTGACATCAAGTGCCGTGCGTCAGGCCTCGATCCGGACGCCGCACTCATGGTCGCCACGATTCGCGCACTGAAAATGCACAGCGGGCGCTTCGAGATTAAGGCCGGCAAGCCGCTCCCCGAGGCACTCACCCAGGAAGACCTCGGTGCACTCTCCGAGGGCCTGTGCAACCTGGAAGGGCACATCGCAAACGTGAAGAGCTTCGGCATTCCGGTCGTCGTAGCGATCAACATCTTCCCGACCGACACCGAAGCCGAGATCGAGATGGTACGGAAGGCGGCTCTGGCCGCGGGCGCTTCGGCAGCCCATGTGTCGACCATGTTCATGGACGGCGGAGCGGGCGGAGAAGATCTCGCCCATGCGCTCGTCGCGGCATGTGAGGAAGAGAGCAACTTTGAGCTTCTCTACCCCGACGACATGAGCCTCAAGGAGAAGATCCATGAGCTCGCGACGAAGATCTACGGTGCGGATGGGGTCGAGTACGAGGACGAGGCCGAGCAGCTGCTCGCCCAATTCGAGAAGGACGGCTTCGGCCATTTGCCGATCTGTATGGCGAAGACGCAGTACTCGTTCTCGCACGATGCGGCGCTCAAGGGACGACCGACGGGATACACCTTCGTGGTGCGTAGCGCGCGAGTCGCGGTCGGCGCCGGCTTCGTCTACCCGCTCGCCGGAAAGATCCTGACCATGCCCGGGCTGGGTCGAACGCCCGGCGGCACACGTATCGACATCAACAAAGACGGCGAAGTCGTGGGGATGTTCTAG